From the genome of Sphingobacterium kitahiroshimense, one region includes:
- a CDS encoding SusC/RagA family TonB-linked outer membrane protein, translating into MNDYLYHQFCKWHRLGIVFFFLLISNLAWGQSPSFELKGIVLDSVSQLPISNVTIAIKGKKALVSTDSQGQFLIKEAHIGDVLQFTSVGFESKSVKVENQTRLTIYLASSSSSLDEVTVVAYGTQKKTSMVASITSINPKEIKGPTSNLTSMLAGRVAGLIAYQRSGEPGNDNASFFIRGVGSFGAGKKDPLILIDGMESNTTALARLQPDDIAGFSVLKDAAASALYGARGANGVVLVNTKSGIVGKAKFNARFENSISTNTRNFKFADNITYMKMANEAVLTRDPRGTLPYSQNKIDHTENGDDPLLYPNNNWIDQLIKDHTNNQRFNFNVSGGGNLAQYYVAGTLNSDKGILKTEQGNSFDNNINLKNYSLRSNITLNITPTTTGIIRTSAQFDDYTGPLGGYDKWGNLINGGQRVFREAIWSNPVMFPAIYPSSYLPYSTHPLFGNNYIPTTKTLYNNPYANMVNGFQEYNSSTVNVQLELKQNFDFLTKGLSARLMAYTQRYSYFSVMRSFKPFYYNLVKIPGTDNSILSLLNENEGTEYLDYNQGNKILNTTTYGEFALNYNRTIGEDHDLTGMLIGIIRNYQTANGGDLQASLPARNLGVSGRGTYAFKNKYLFEFNFGYNGSERFSKDHRFGFFPSFGVGWNLHEEKMFDFMTSSVSRLKFRATYGLVGNDQIGDENDRFFYLSQVNPNNSGKGFSWGNNWDYSRPGYSISRYENRDITWEKATTFDAGFDLNLKNGLGVVFDYYDSKRTNILMVRSNIPSTTGFQANIHANLGKVQSRGFDLALDYNKSFENTWWTQLRGNMTYATNKLLVNEEPNYPDNLSYLTHLGLPIKQGYGLIAERLFVDDMEAENSPLQNFGGAFRTMGGDIKYRDVNGDGKITDLDKVPIGYPTDPEIIYGMGFSVGFKGFDISAFLQGSARSSFFIDPGNITPFAINGPYQNGLLQEVANSYWSEDNQDTRAFWPRLTDGFNNNNNQFSTWWMRNGAFLRLKSVELGYNVSDKFLTRLKMSNVRFYVNAMNLAVWSKFKMWDPEMGGEGLGYPVQAVYNVGINIGF; encoded by the coding sequence ATGAACGATTATTTGTATCATCAATTCTGTAAATGGCACAGATTAGGTATTGTCTTTTTTTTCTTACTCATTTCTAACCTTGCATGGGGTCAATCACCATCATTTGAATTAAAAGGTATCGTACTGGATAGTGTGAGTCAATTGCCAATTTCAAATGTTACCATTGCAATAAAAGGAAAAAAAGCATTAGTATCCACAGATTCGCAAGGGCAATTTTTAATTAAAGAAGCGCATATTGGCGATGTTTTGCAATTTACTTCAGTCGGATTTGAAAGTAAATCCGTTAAAGTTGAAAATCAAACTAGGTTAACCATTTATCTCGCATCTTCGAGTTCTAGTTTGGATGAAGTGACTGTTGTTGCCTATGGCACGCAAAAGAAAACCAGTATGGTTGCTTCGATCACTTCGATCAATCCCAAAGAAATTAAAGGTCCCACTTCCAATTTGACTTCTATGTTGGCGGGGCGTGTTGCCGGTTTGATCGCTTACCAGCGAAGTGGTGAGCCCGGTAATGACAATGCATCTTTTTTCATCAGAGGTGTTGGATCATTTGGAGCAGGAAAAAAGGATCCACTGATCCTGATTGACGGAATGGAATCTAATACAACAGCATTAGCAAGGTTGCAACCAGATGATATTGCCGGGTTTTCAGTTTTGAAAGATGCCGCAGCTTCAGCATTATATGGAGCTAGAGGTGCAAATGGGGTTGTGCTTGTCAATACAAAAAGTGGTATCGTAGGAAAGGCTAAGTTTAATGCACGATTTGAAAATTCAATCTCGACCAACACGCGTAATTTTAAATTTGCAGATAATATTACTTACATGAAGATGGCCAATGAGGCTGTCTTAACGCGCGATCCTAGAGGTACACTTCCTTATAGTCAAAATAAAATTGACCATACTGAAAATGGTGACGATCCACTTCTATATCCGAACAATAATTGGATAGATCAATTAATAAAAGATCACACCAATAATCAACGTTTTAATTTTAACGTGTCTGGTGGTGGAAATTTAGCGCAATACTATGTTGCAGGTACTTTAAATAGTGATAAAGGGATTTTAAAAACGGAACAAGGGAATAGTTTTGATAATAATATTAATTTAAAGAATTACTCGCTACGTTCAAATATCACGCTTAATATTACGCCTACAACGACAGGGATTATTCGTACATCTGCTCAATTTGATGATTATACCGGTCCATTAGGTGGATATGATAAATGGGGTAATTTGATCAACGGCGGTCAACGTGTCTTTCGCGAAGCGATTTGGTCTAATCCGGTGATGTTTCCAGCCATCTATCCGTCGTCTTATTTGCCTTATTCGACACATCCGTTATTTGGTAATAATTATATTCCAACAACTAAGACCTTGTATAATAACCCATATGCTAATATGGTAAATGGTTTTCAGGAGTACAATAGTTCAACTGTTAATGTACAACTTGAACTAAAGCAAAACTTTGACTTTCTGACAAAAGGTTTGTCCGCGAGATTAATGGCTTACACGCAACGCTACTCTTATTTCTCCGTTATGAGAAGTTTCAAACCGTTTTACTATAATTTAGTCAAGATACCGGGAACTGATAATTCGATATTAAGTCTGCTGAATGAAAATGAAGGGACAGAATATTTAGATTATAATCAAGGTAATAAAATATTGAATACGACTACCTATGGAGAGTTTGCTCTTAACTATAACCGTACGATAGGTGAAGATCATGATCTAACCGGGATGTTGATAGGTATTATTCGGAATTATCAAACAGCAAATGGAGGAGATCTGCAAGCTTCTTTGCCCGCACGAAACCTTGGCGTATCGGGACGTGGTACATACGCCTTTAAGAATAAATATCTTTTCGAGTTTAATTTCGGTTATAACGGATCGGAGCGTTTTTCTAAAGATCATCGGTTTGGATTTTTTCCATCATTTGGTGTAGGTTGGAATCTGCATGAAGAAAAAATGTTTGATTTTATGACTTCTTCTGTCTCGAGATTGAAATTTAGGGCCACATATGGTTTGGTTGGTAATGATCAGATCGGAGATGAAAATGACCGGTTCTTTTACCTGTCTCAGGTCAATCCAAACAATAGCGGTAAGGGATTTTCATGGGGAAACAACTGGGATTATTCTAGACCAGGCTATTCTATATCGCGTTACGAGAATCGTGATATTACCTGGGAAAAAGCAACAACATTTGATGCCGGATTTGATCTGAATTTAAAAAACGGTTTAGGTGTCGTGTTTGATTATTATGATTCAAAACGAACTAATATTTTAATGGTGCGCTCTAATATTCCTTCGACTACTGGTTTTCAGGCAAATATCCATGCCAACCTAGGTAAAGTGCAAAGTAGGGGATTTGATCTAGCATTAGATTACAATAAATCTTTTGAAAACACGTGGTGGACACAGTTAAGGGGAAATATGACCTATGCCACTAATAAATTATTGGTCAATGAAGAGCCTAATTATCCTGATAATCTCAGTTACCTCACACATTTAGGACTTCCGATAAAGCAGGGATATGGATTAATTGCAGAAAGACTATTTGTTGACGATATGGAAGCCGAAAATTCGCCATTGCAAAACTTTGGTGGTGCTTTTAGAACAATGGGAGGTGATATCAAATACAGAGATGTAAATGGCGATGGTAAAATAACAGATTTGGATAAAGTGCCAATTGGTTATCCTACAGATCCGGAAATCATCTATGGTATGGGATTTTCAGTTGGTTTTAAAGGATTTGATATAAGTGCATTTTTACAGGGTTCGGCACGGTCTTCATTTTTTATTGATCCGGGTAACATAACACCATTTGCTATAAATGGACCTTATCAAAATGGACTGTTACAAGAAGTGGCGAACAGTTATTGGTCCGAGGACAATCAAGATACTCGTGCATTCTGGCCTCGGTTGACGGATGGTTTTAATAATAACAACAATCAGTTTTCAACATGGTGGATGCGCAATGGTGCTTTTCTGCGCCTAAAATCTGTTGAGCTGGGTTATAATGTATCGGATAAGTTTCTGACCAGACTAAAGATGTCAAATGTTCGCTTTTATGTCAATGCGATGAATCTCGCAGTATGGAGCAAATTTAAAATGTGGGATCCGGAAATGGGTGGTGAGGGCTTAGGATACCCAGTGCAAGCGGTTTATAATGTGGGTATTAATATTGGATTTTAA
- a CDS encoding RagB/SusD family nutrient uptake outer membrane protein has product MKKLTILKSVIVSGVLFLQACSYLDVVPDNVATIDNAFTMRSEAIKYLATCYSYLPQDGDPTRNPAYMAGDEFWLDYPTLSIDGTNWNIARGNQNVTNPYVNYWDGAMFNGIRDCNIFLENIRNPEKVRDLTQDERTTWEGEVLFLKAYYHFMLMRHYGPFPIMDVNLDVNTSIEAAKVKRQSIDEVVDYIVKVLDDAIVKLPNTVQSPVTDLGRITKPIAMGIKAKVLLYAASPLFNGNKDFANFRNVDGSLFFNQSFQIEKWQKAAQAAKEAIVACESLGIGLYKFPGTVFPLSDTTITQMSIRNAVTEKWNKETIWANPTSRAWQMQYSSMAHIDPNNSGNNSVHGTLAPTIKIIEQFYTSNGVPIEEDKTLDFSNKNQLRRGNHSERFNNIENYQTARLHFDRENRFYANVGFDGGVWFMENSPSRSDENTWTTQLRLGLFGSGISIPITTYYPKKLVNWKFAFKDGNSSHIEEYPWPILRLADLYLMYAEALNESQGPAEDVFLYLDKIRARAGLKGVKESWSQYSFNSNKPNTKDGLRLIIQRERNIEMSFEGSRYWDLKRWKLAAQELNKNITGWDRNQDKDHPELFYKELTFFQQRFVAPRDYFWPIRENNLLVNPNLVQNPGW; this is encoded by the coding sequence ATGAAAAAGTTAACTATATTAAAATCAGTGATTGTGTCAGGGGTATTGTTTCTTCAAGCTTGTAGTTATTTAGATGTTGTACCCGACAACGTTGCAACTATTGATAATGCTTTTACGATGCGAAGTGAGGCCATTAAATATTTAGCAACCTGTTATTCTTATTTGCCTCAGGATGGTGATCCGACGCGTAACCCGGCTTATATGGCTGGAGATGAGTTTTGGTTAGACTATCCGACGCTCAGTATTGATGGGACGAACTGGAATATTGCCAGAGGTAACCAGAATGTCACGAACCCCTATGTCAATTATTGGGATGGCGCAATGTTTAATGGGATTCGTGACTGTAATATTTTTTTGGAAAACATACGCAATCCGGAAAAGGTACGGGACTTAACCCAAGATGAAAGAACGACCTGGGAGGGAGAGGTCTTGTTCCTAAAAGCTTATTATCATTTTATGTTGATGCGCCATTATGGCCCATTTCCGATTATGGATGTCAACTTAGATGTAAACACGTCTATAGAAGCTGCTAAAGTCAAACGTCAATCGATCGATGAAGTTGTTGATTATATTGTTAAAGTATTGGATGATGCTATAGTCAAGCTTCCCAATACCGTACAATCGCCTGTTACTGATTTAGGTCGTATTACCAAACCTATTGCTATGGGAATAAAAGCCAAGGTACTTTTGTATGCGGCTAGCCCTTTATTTAACGGTAATAAAGATTTTGCCAATTTTAGAAATGTCGATGGCAGTCTATTTTTTAATCAGAGTTTTCAAATCGAGAAATGGCAAAAGGCCGCACAGGCTGCAAAAGAAGCAATTGTAGCCTGTGAGAGTTTAGGAATTGGTTTGTATAAATTTCCAGGAACGGTATTCCCTTTGTCAGATACCACAATAACGCAGATGAGCATCAGAAATGCTGTGACTGAAAAATGGAATAAAGAAACCATTTGGGCTAATCCAACTTCTCGTGCTTGGCAGATGCAGTATTCTTCAATGGCACATATTGATCCTAATAATTCTGGAAATAATAGTGTTCATGGTACTTTAGCACCTACAATAAAAATAATTGAACAATTTTATACGAGTAATGGTGTGCCTATAGAAGAGGATAAAACCTTAGATTTTTCTAATAAAAATCAGCTTCGGAGAGGTAACCATAGTGAACGTTTCAATAATATTGAAAATTACCAGACGGCACGTCTGCACTTTGACCGTGAAAATCGCTTTTATGCAAATGTTGGATTTGATGGAGGCGTATGGTTTATGGAAAACAGTCCGAGCCGTAGTGACGAAAATACATGGACAACTCAACTACGCTTAGGGTTATTTGGAAGTGGGATTTCCATCCCCATCACGACATACTACCCAAAGAAACTTGTTAACTGGAAATTTGCTTTTAAGGATGGCAACAGCTCCCATATAGAGGAATACCCTTGGCCAATATTAAGACTGGCAGACCTTTATCTGATGTATGCAGAGGCTTTGAATGAAAGTCAGGGTCCTGCTGAAGATGTTTTTTTGTATTTGGATAAAATTCGAGCTAGAGCGGGATTGAAAGGTGTTAAAGAATCTTGGAGTCAATATTCATTTAATAGTAATAAACCAAATACAAAAGACGGTTTGCGACTGATCATCCAACGCGAACGAAATATAGAGATGAGCTTTGAAGGCTCAAGATATTGGGATTTAAAAAGATGGAAGCTCGCTGCGCAGGAACTGAATAAGAATATAACCGGCTGGGATCGAAACCAAGATAAGGACCATCCCGAATTGTTCTATAAAGAACTTACTTTCTTTCAGCAGCGTTTTGTGGCACCGCGTGATTATTTCTGGCCAATCCGCGAAAATAACCTGCTTGTTAATCCCAATTTAGTACAAAATCCAGGATGGTAG
- the pdeM gene encoding ligase-associated DNA damage response endonuclease PdeM: protein MYRIIKRGKTIILDKDRALYIPEYHMLVISDIHLGKSGHFRKEGLQIPKQVSDTDMLRLDKLLEVYNPKTLLVTGDMFHHDHNLDLETFREWRKKYASLEIILVKGNHERLPVLFYEELAIKLFSDYYELGEFCFVHNRKDAPDRGKFIFSGHIHPGILLKGKARQRIKLPCFVFDDTAALLPAFSLFTGLSLIEVTKEQEVFAITAQRVLPMGTRRAEI from the coding sequence ATGTACAGAATTATAAAAAGAGGAAAAACGATCATCCTGGATAAAGACCGGGCTCTCTATATACCGGAATATCACATGCTGGTCATCAGTGATATTCATTTAGGTAAATCCGGACATTTTAGGAAGGAGGGATTACAGATTCCTAAACAGGTGTCCGATACCGATATGCTGCGCCTGGATAAACTATTGGAAGTTTATAATCCCAAAACCTTATTGGTAACAGGTGATATGTTTCATCACGATCATAATCTGGATCTGGAAACATTTCGTGAATGGAGAAAGAAGTACGCATCATTAGAGATTATTCTAGTGAAGGGAAATCATGAAAGATTACCCGTTCTATTCTATGAGGAACTCGCCATAAAACTGTTTTCAGATTACTATGAACTGGGTGAGTTTTGTTTTGTTCATAATAGAAAAGATGCACCAGATCGGGGAAAGTTTATATTTTCAGGACATATACATCCAGGTATCTTGTTAAAAGGGAAGGCCCGACAACGGATAAAATTACCTTGTTTTGTCTTTGATGATACGGCGGCACTTTTACCTGCTTTTAGTTTGTTTACAGGATTGTCTCTTATCGAAGTTACTAAAGAACAGGAAGTTTTTGCGATAACAGCTCAACGGGTACTCCCAATGGGAACACGCAGAGCTGAAATTTGA